From Acropora muricata isolate sample 2 unplaced genomic scaffold, ASM3666990v1 scaffold_713, whole genome shotgun sequence, the proteins below share one genomic window:
- the LOC136906693 gene encoding vertnin-like, giving the protein MDFDSLLKEFLGALPSGFEGMKRLASQKVKEITSLVDVKPFVNKCKRFEMRFKDQISEKLFLSDGPKGLEPKQTFGDGNCLYRATSKIICGNENRHVELRMRTFIELCLNRDKYFNNSYLKELTGLDDYMENLLGSSFDLSSKTKGKPKSERQREGFEAGIVDNIKPGTHSTMWHIFAPSNILGFPIQTLYLDARGSLVHRNYLNVRITPLHIQHPSVHVMWTPTRNVDLHGWTLNHFVPLLSVPSVGAAKPSAPTQSIKEKTSKSTPCTPISI; this is encoded by the exons ATGGATTTCGACTCATTACTAAAAGAGTTTTTAGGTGCTCTTCCCTCGGGTTTTGAGGGAATGAAGAGACTCGCTTCACAGAAAGTGAAAGAGATTACTTCTCTGGTTGACGTGAAGCCATTTGTCAACAAATGCAAACGTTTTGAAATGC GTTTTAAAGATCAGATTTCAGAAAAGCTCTTCCTCAGTGACGGACCAAAAGGTCTGGAGCCGAAGCAAACATTTGGCGATGGGAATTGTCTATATAGGGCAACGTCAAAAATCATTTGTGGAAATGAAAACCGACATGTAGAGCTGCGCATGAGAACATTTATCGAACTTTGCCTGAACAGAGATAAGTATTTCAACAACAGCTACCTAAAAGAGTTGACTGGATTAGATGACTACATGGAGAACCTTTTGGGGAGTAGCTTTGAtttatcttcaaaaacaaaGGGAAAGCCGAAATCTGAACGTCAACGAGAGGGATTTGAGGCTGGAATAGTAGATAACATCAAGCCTGGCACACATTCAACCATGTGGCACATTTTTGCACCTAGCAACATCCTGGGTTTTCCTATTCAAACACTTTACCTGGATGCAAGGGGCTCTCTCGTCCATCGGAATTATTTGAATGTCCGTATCACGCCTTTGCATATCCAGCATCCGTCGGTGCATGTAATGTGGACACCCACGAGGAATGTCGACCTTCATGGTTGGACACTAAACCATTTTGTTCCATTGTTATCAGTACCCTCAGTGGGTGCAGCTAAACCATCAGCCCCTACCCAAAGCATCAAAGAAAAGACCTCAAAGTCCACCCCGTGTACCCCCATCTCCATTTAA